Proteins from a single region of Apium graveolens cultivar Ventura chromosome 7, ASM990537v1, whole genome shotgun sequence:
- the LOC141673275 gene encoding uncharacterized protein LOC141673275, with product MTKWVEAKAIRTINQQDYIKFMDSIVMRFGIPKVLISDNGPHGSDFEAYLKELGIKHKKASVAHPQGNGQVEVTKRTILRGWEKRLEESKKNWPDELPKVLWSYRTTSRTGIDETPFKLSYDTEARLTVETGSPSHRVVNFDEVSNIEGLKTNLELLDEVRYRDVEKMESYKEKTKLYFAKKAKIREYVVGDLVLRDTEASDPTNQGKLQPN from the coding sequence ATGACTAAGTGGGTAGAGGCCAAGGCCATAAGGACCATCAACCAGCAGGATTACATCAAATTCATGGATTCGATTGTAATGAGGTTCGGGATTCCAAAGGTCCTGATCTCGGATAACGGGCCGCATGGTTCAGATTTTGAAGCTTATCTGAAAGAGCTCGGGATAAAGCACAAGAAGGCATCTGTGGCCCATCCGCAAGGAAATGGACAAGTAGAGGTCACAAAAAGGACCATACTGCGAGGTTGGGAAAAAAGGCTGGAAGAGTCTAAGAAGAACTGGCCAGACGAGCTCCCGAAGGTCTTATGGTCCTACAGAACCACCTCCCGGACTGGAATCGATGAGACTCCATTTAAACTCTCCTACGACACCGAGGCTCGGTTAACGGTAGAAACCGGGTCCCCTTCCCACAGAGTGGTCAACTTTGATGAAGTCTCCAATATCGAAGGCCTTAAAACCAACCTTGAACTCTTGGATGAAGTAAGATACCGGGATGTAGAGAAAATGGAGAGCTACAAGGAAAAAACAAAGCTTTACTTTGCGAAGAAGGCCAAGATAAGAGAATATGTGGTGGGAGATCTAGTACTCCGGGACACCGAAGCCTCAGACCCAACTAACCAAGGGAAACTGCAGCCGAACTAG
- the LOC141673276 gene encoding uncharacterized protein LOC141673276, with translation MHDDDESPERRLSSRRDKRYKIDRARDKHCGYHEDHGHTTENFFSLKMFIEDQIKKGNMNQYLQRRLNDKDRAPGSGKNVVNVVFGGTSSLPRSPNPENEVMAIQPSEDEPIYFSYSDYEGLDPDHNLALVVTLDVTDNEVKRILVDNGSSANIVFEYTLNRMKVGHLRMDPCLEDPLYGFGNTMIPIRGVVYLSITIGTAC, from the exons ATGCATGACGATGATGAGTCTCCGGAACGACGCTTGTCGTCTCGGAGAGACAAAAGATACAAAATTGACAG GGCCCGGGACAAGCATTGTGGCTATCATGAAGATCATGGCCATACCACAGAAAATTTTTTCTCTCTCAAGATGTTCATAGAAGATCAGATCAAGAAGGGAAACATGAACCAATATCTTCAAAGGAGGTTGAATGACAAAGACAGGGCCCCGGGAAGCGGCAAAAATGTGGTGAATGTTGTCTTTGGAGGCACATCTTCTCTGCCTCGGAGCCCGAACCCGGAGAATGAAGTGATGGCGATCCAGCCTTCGGAAGATGAGCCAATCTACTTCTCTTACTCTGATTATGAAGGACTCGATCCGGATCACAACTTGGCCTTGGTCGTGACCCTGGATGTCACGGATAATGAGGTAAAAAGAATTTTAGTTGACAATGGTTCCTCTGCTAATATTGTATTCGAGTACACACTTAACAGGATGAAGGTCGGACACCTCCGAATGGACCCATGTCTTGAAGATCCCTTGTACGGATTTGGAAACACAATGATTCCAATACGGGGTGTCGTTTATTTGTCGATTACCATTGGGACCgcatgttag